A genomic window from Pyxidicoccus trucidator includes:
- the mfd gene encoding transcription-repair coupling factor, with product MDTPFTQRLDGEAAPHGGMPPVAGDPLAQLLDALQPGRRARTQGLKGAARGHVLARLHLATQAPLVCVAVDEEAADALAADLSFFLGGTGSLLEPRVLRLPADEMLPYDELSPDARTVTERLGALFHLGQGTRFPAVVLSVRALYRRVLPLDMMTSLSERVVVGQDFDRDSLALKLARMGYRNSPLVEDVGTFSVRGGLLDVFSPLYDKPVRLEFFGDTIDSIRAFDPQSQRTVDSLKEVMLVPAREVLLTDQTRPRAEAAARAVADRINLPTIQLRERLEALREGLPGFGIEGLLPGLFEGGLATVFDFLRTWGQEAPVFYLDDPLGADRAADELWSELERSFTAAEERQDLVSPPLEHFLTRDAVTERLGAFRVVEGGGLSLAQQERPPVLFSFGGTQDLREAILAHHGEEGALSPLVERLQRWRDMGVACAVACGTLSQADRLKRLLQDRSVIVKVHTEPLADASKLYEPSIWAHLFTGEVSHGFVDGAGGLAVLADEEIFGVRARRRPKRSKKLDAFASGFGDLKEGDLIVHTDFGIGRYAGLTKMEVNGVPGDFLVLEYAGRDKIYLPVGRMRLIQKFSGGDPDTVQLDKLGTTSWEKTKKRVKEQLLKMAAELLQIAAARKAHPGHAFSAPDRYFAQFEADFEFEETPDQAKAIEDVLADMQKPQPMDRLVCGDVGYGKTEVAMRAAFKAALDRKQVAVLVPTTVLAQQHFLSFKKRFKDYPVTVEVISGMKKAPEVREILKRAKEGKVDILIGTHKLLGGDVAFKELGLMIVDEEQRFGVKQKESLKKWRSQIDVLTLTATPIPRTLHMSMSGVRDMSIIATPPEDRRAIRTFVMKHDDAVIKEAIEREVARGGQVFFVHNRVESLPSIEQQLKTLVPQLSIGVAHGQMGEGQLEKVMLAFTERKHQVLLCTSIIESGIDISSANTMIVNRADQFGLAQLYQLRGRVGRSKERAYAYLLVPSRRAVTKDAQRRLEVLQNFTELGAGFSIASHDLEIRGAGNLLGDKQSGAIAEIGFDMYAQLLEEAVAEMQGQPPRVQVEPDVTLPMPALIPDDYVSDVHQRLLFYKRFSQASHPDEVTDLRAELVDRYGEAPDEVDSLSELTLLKIDMRDLRLRALEVGTGRLVVTLGADALLDGAKVAGLVQRSKGVYRLTPDMKLIARVPQGASGHDLIAEAKKVLRDLSHCALPQA from the coding sequence ATGGACACTCCCTTCACTCAGAGGCTGGATGGCGAGGCGGCGCCGCACGGCGGCATGCCTCCGGTGGCAGGCGACCCTCTCGCGCAACTGCTGGACGCACTGCAGCCCGGCCGCCGTGCGCGGACGCAGGGGCTGAAGGGCGCGGCGCGCGGCCACGTGCTCGCCCGTCTGCACCTGGCGACGCAGGCGCCGCTGGTCTGCGTGGCGGTGGACGAGGAGGCAGCCGATGCCCTGGCCGCCGACCTGTCCTTCTTCCTGGGAGGCACCGGCAGCCTGCTGGAGCCGCGCGTGCTGCGGCTGCCCGCGGACGAGATGCTGCCGTACGACGAGCTTTCGCCCGACGCGCGCACCGTCACCGAGCGGCTGGGCGCCCTCTTCCACCTGGGCCAGGGCACGCGCTTTCCCGCGGTGGTGCTGTCCGTGCGCGCGCTGTACCGCCGCGTGCTGCCGCTGGACATGATGACGTCGCTGTCCGAGCGGGTGGTGGTGGGGCAGGACTTCGACCGCGACTCGCTGGCGCTGAAGCTGGCGCGCATGGGCTACCGGAACAGCCCGCTGGTGGAGGACGTGGGGACGTTCTCCGTGCGCGGCGGCCTGCTGGACGTCTTCAGCCCGCTCTACGACAAGCCGGTGCGCCTGGAGTTCTTCGGCGACACCATCGACTCCATCCGCGCCTTCGACCCGCAGTCGCAGCGCACGGTGGACTCGCTGAAGGAGGTCATGCTCGTGCCGGCGCGCGAGGTGCTCCTCACGGACCAGACGCGCCCGCGCGCGGAGGCCGCGGCCCGCGCGGTGGCGGACCGCATCAACCTGCCCACCATTCAGCTGCGCGAGCGGCTGGAGGCGCTGCGCGAGGGGCTGCCCGGCTTCGGAATCGAGGGCTTGCTGCCCGGCCTCTTCGAGGGCGGCCTCGCCACGGTGTTCGACTTCCTGCGCACGTGGGGGCAGGAGGCGCCCGTCTTCTACCTGGACGACCCGCTGGGCGCGGACCGCGCGGCCGACGAGCTGTGGTCGGAGCTGGAGCGCTCCTTCACGGCGGCGGAGGAACGGCAGGACCTGGTGTCCCCGCCCCTGGAGCACTTCCTCACGCGCGACGCGGTGACGGAGCGGCTGGGCGCCTTCCGCGTGGTGGAGGGCGGCGGCCTGTCGCTGGCACAGCAGGAGCGGCCCCCGGTGCTCTTCAGCTTCGGCGGCACCCAGGATTTGCGCGAGGCGATTCTCGCGCACCATGGCGAGGAGGGCGCCCTCAGCCCGCTGGTGGAGCGCCTGCAACGGTGGCGGGACATGGGTGTGGCGTGCGCGGTGGCGTGCGGCACGCTGAGCCAGGCGGACCGGCTCAAGCGGCTGTTGCAGGACCGCAGCGTCATCGTGAAGGTGCACACGGAGCCGCTGGCGGACGCGTCGAAGCTGTACGAGCCGTCCATCTGGGCCCACCTCTTCACCGGCGAGGTGAGCCACGGCTTCGTGGACGGCGCGGGCGGGCTGGCGGTGCTGGCGGACGAGGAGATTTTCGGCGTCCGCGCGCGAAGGCGGCCCAAGCGCAGCAAGAAGCTGGACGCGTTCGCCTCGGGCTTCGGAGACCTGAAGGAAGGCGACCTCATCGTCCACACCGACTTCGGCATCGGCCGCTACGCGGGCCTGACGAAGATGGAGGTCAACGGCGTGCCCGGGGACTTCCTCGTCCTGGAGTACGCGGGCCGGGACAAAATCTACCTGCCGGTGGGCCGCATGCGGCTCATCCAGAAGTTCTCCGGCGGCGACCCGGACACGGTGCAGCTGGACAAGCTGGGCACCACGAGCTGGGAGAAGACGAAGAAGCGCGTCAAGGAGCAGCTGCTCAAGATGGCGGCGGAGCTGTTGCAGATTGCCGCCGCGCGCAAGGCGCACCCGGGCCATGCCTTCAGCGCGCCGGACCGGTACTTCGCCCAGTTCGAGGCGGACTTCGAGTTCGAGGAGACGCCGGACCAGGCCAAGGCGATTGAGGACGTGCTGGCGGACATGCAGAAGCCCCAGCCGATGGACCGGCTCGTCTGTGGCGACGTGGGCTATGGCAAGACGGAGGTGGCCATGCGCGCTGCCTTCAAGGCCGCGCTGGACCGCAAGCAGGTGGCGGTGCTGGTGCCCACCACGGTGCTGGCGCAGCAGCACTTCCTGTCCTTCAAGAAGCGCTTCAAGGACTACCCCGTCACGGTGGAGGTCATCTCCGGCATGAAGAAGGCGCCGGAGGTGCGCGAAATCCTCAAGCGGGCCAAGGAGGGCAAGGTCGACATCCTCATCGGCACGCACAAGCTGCTGGGCGGCGACGTGGCCTTCAAGGAACTGGGCCTGATGATTGTCGACGAGGAGCAGCGCTTCGGCGTGAAGCAGAAGGAGTCGCTCAAGAAGTGGCGCTCCCAGATTGACGTGCTGACGCTGACGGCGACGCCCATCCCCCGCACGCTGCACATGAGCATGTCCGGCGTGCGCGACATGAGCATCATCGCCACGCCGCCCGAGGACCGCCGCGCCATCCGCACCTTCGTGATGAAGCACGACGACGCCGTCATCAAGGAGGCCATCGAGCGCGAGGTGGCGCGCGGCGGGCAGGTGTTCTTCGTCCACAACCGCGTGGAGTCGCTCCCGTCCATTGAGCAGCAGCTGAAGACGCTGGTGCCCCAGCTCAGCATCGGCGTGGCGCACGGGCAGATGGGCGAGGGCCAGCTGGAGAAGGTCATGCTGGCCTTCACCGAGCGCAAGCACCAGGTGCTCCTGTGCACGTCCATCATCGAGAGCGGCATCGACATCTCGAGCGCCAACACGATGATTGTGAACCGGGCGGACCAGTTCGGCCTGGCGCAGCTCTACCAGCTCCGTGGACGCGTGGGCCGCAGCAAGGAGCGCGCGTACGCGTACCTGCTGGTGCCGTCACGGCGGGCGGTGACGAAGGACGCGCAGCGGCGCCTGGAGGTGCTCCAGAACTTCACCGAGCTGGGCGCGGGCTTCTCCATCGCCTCGCACGATTTGGAGATTCGCGGCGCGGGCAACCTGCTGGGCGACAAGCAGTCGGGGGCCATCGCCGAGATTGGCTTCGACATGTACGCGCAGCTGCTGGAAGAGGCCGTGGCGGAGATGCAGGGCCAGCCGCCTCGCGTGCAGGTGGAGCCGGACGTGACGCTGCCCATGCCGGCGCTCATCCCGGACGACTACGTGAGCGACGTGCACCAGCGGCTGCTCTTCTACAAGCGCTTCAGCCAGGCCAGCCACCCGGACGAGGTGACGGACCTGCGCGCGGAGCTGGTGGACCGCTACGGCGAGGCGCCGGACGAGGTGGACTCGCTGTCCGAGCTGACGCTGCTGAAAATCGACATGCGCGACTTGCGGCTGCGCGCGCTGGAGGTGGGCACCGGCCGGCTGGTGGTGACGCTGGGCGCGGACGCGCTGCTGGACGGCGCGAAGGTGGCGGGGCTGGTGCAGCGCTCGAAGGGCGTCTACCGGCTCACCCCGGACATGAAGCTCATTGCCCGCGTGCCCCAGGGCGCCAGCGGGCATGACCTCATCGCCGAGGCGAAGAAGGTGCTCCGCGACTTGAGCCACTGCGCGCTGCCGCAGGCGTAG
- a CDS encoding flavodoxin family protein: protein MSSTPSTSRSVLFLLSSSRVGGNAEQLARRAAEALPSGTAVEWLRLEEHLREPFRDLRHAPGSSYPKPVPELLALAERTLAADELVIVSPIYWYHLSSTAQHYFEHWSWWLRLPELRFRERMQGKVLSLVTAHSSEEDDGVAQPPIQSLQLTAGYMSLRWRGALIGHGSAPGQVLTDTRALEAAREFLVRPVAAEPQAA, encoded by the coding sequence ATGAGCTCCACCCCCTCGACTTCCCGCAGCGTCCTCTTCCTCTTGTCCAGCTCCCGCGTGGGCGGCAACGCGGAGCAGCTCGCCCGCCGCGCCGCCGAGGCGCTCCCGTCCGGCACGGCGGTGGAGTGGCTTCGCCTGGAGGAGCACCTGCGTGAGCCCTTCCGTGACTTGCGCCACGCGCCGGGCAGCAGCTACCCGAAGCCCGTCCCGGAGCTGCTCGCGCTGGCAGAGCGCACGCTGGCGGCGGACGAGCTGGTCATCGTCTCGCCCATCTACTGGTACCACCTGTCCTCCACGGCGCAGCACTACTTCGAGCACTGGTCCTGGTGGCTGCGCCTGCCCGAGCTGCGCTTCCGCGAGCGCATGCAGGGCAAGGTGCTGTCGCTTGTCACCGCGCACTCCTCCGAGGAGGACGACGGCGTGGCGCAGCCGCCCATCCAGAGCCTGCAACTGACGGCGGGCTACATGAGCCTGCGCTGGCGGGGTGCGCTCATCGGCCATGGCTCCGCGCCGGGGCAGGTGCTCACCGACACGCGCGCGCTCGAAGCGGCCCGCGAGTTCCTGGTGCGGCCGGTGGCGGCGGAGCCCCAGGCCGCCTGA
- the argE gene encoding acetylornithine deacetylase: MSDTLPALRATLTELVAMDTTSARPNHPLVDYAQAKLEAAGFTAERQHYLDDAGVEKVNLVAVKGGSGRAELALVGHTDCVPFDAAWTDALRLTEKEGRLYGRGACDTKGFIACALHAALKAERVRAPLMVVLTADEEVGLVGAKKLVEAGLGRARHAIVGEPTRLTPVRANKGYCLAEVEVLGKEGHSAYPDSGASAIFRAGRFLQRLELLANTVLRDERDEGFQPPFTTVNVGVIQGGKAKNIIPGACRFLVEWRPIPGQSPERVPQLLETIRQELVRDEPAFEAHIRVGRTDRGVNTRADAEVVRFLEQVSGNASTTVSFGTEAPQMTELGAEAVVFGPGDIRVAHQTGEYVPVEDLVRCEAALSRAVAHFCGAR; the protein is encoded by the coding sequence ATGAGCGACACGCTGCCCGCGCTGCGAGCCACCCTGACGGAGTTGGTGGCCATGGACACCACGTCCGCCCGTCCCAACCACCCGCTGGTGGACTACGCGCAGGCGAAGCTGGAGGCCGCGGGCTTCACGGCCGAGCGCCAGCACTACCTCGACGACGCGGGCGTGGAGAAGGTGAACCTCGTCGCGGTGAAGGGCGGCTCCGGCCGCGCCGAGCTGGCGCTGGTGGGACACACCGACTGCGTGCCCTTCGACGCGGCGTGGACGGACGCGCTGCGGCTGACGGAGAAGGAGGGGAGGCTCTACGGGCGCGGCGCGTGCGACACCAAGGGCTTCATCGCCTGCGCGCTGCACGCGGCCCTCAAGGCGGAGCGCGTGCGGGCCCCGCTGATGGTGGTGCTCACCGCCGACGAGGAGGTGGGGCTGGTGGGCGCGAAGAAGCTGGTGGAGGCGGGCCTGGGCCGCGCGCGGCACGCGATTGTCGGCGAGCCCACGCGGCTCACCCCGGTGCGCGCGAACAAGGGCTACTGCCTGGCGGAGGTGGAGGTGCTGGGGAAGGAGGGCCACAGCGCGTACCCGGACTCGGGCGCGTCGGCCATCTTCCGCGCGGGGCGCTTCCTCCAGCGGCTGGAGCTCCTGGCCAACACCGTGCTGCGCGACGAGCGTGACGAGGGCTTCCAGCCGCCCTTCACCACCGTGAATGTGGGCGTCATCCAGGGCGGCAAGGCGAAGAACATCATCCCCGGCGCGTGCCGCTTCCTCGTGGAGTGGCGTCCCATTCCCGGCCAGTCGCCGGAGCGGGTGCCCCAGCTGCTGGAGACCATCCGCCAGGAACTGGTCCGCGACGAGCCGGCCTTCGAGGCCCACATCCGCGTGGGGCGCACGGACCGGGGAGTGAATACGCGGGCGGACGCGGAGGTGGTGCGCTTCCTGGAACAGGTCAGCGGCAACGCGTCCACCACGGTGTCCTTCGGCACGGAGGCGCCGCAGATGACGGAGCTGGGCGCGGAGGCGGTGGTGTTCGGCCCCGGCGACATCCGCGTCGCGCACCAGACGGGGGAGTACGTCCCGGTGGAAGACCTGGTGCGCTGCGAGGCCGCGCTGTCGCGTGCCGTGGCCCACTTCTGCGGCGCGCGCTGA
- the hutF gene encoding formimidoylglutamate deiminase codes for MTDLTVYQPDLLYTGGRFHEGRALCVSAEGLVVAEGPVPAGANTVRLPGRALLPGLVNGHSHAFQRLIRGRTEYVASGREADDFWSWREAMYRAAESLGPDDVYVASRQAFVEMALAGITTVGEFHYLHHQADGTPYADRNTLAHAVIRAARDVGLRICLLRVGYARAGFKVPENPRQRRFIDGDVDAFLGSAESLVRETRDDAAVSVGLAPHSVRAVPREWLAALSSSAAKRLPVHMHVAEQPKEIEACLAEHGRRPVELLSDLGLLGPGFTVVHGVHLTDEEVALLGRAEATVCACPSTERNLGDGIVPADALVRAGARISLGSDSQATVDLLDEARQLEGHLRLARLRRAVLDPGRGAMDGLAARLLGMATVEGARSLGLSSGALEAGAPADFFTVDLHHPSLTGASPESLLAAIVFGADKAAVREVAVAGRVVVRDGRHPLAEESGRSFQALSRTLYP; via the coding sequence GTGACCGACCTCACCGTCTACCAGCCGGACCTCCTCTACACCGGAGGCCGGTTCCACGAAGGAAGGGCCCTGTGCGTGAGCGCGGAAGGGCTCGTCGTTGCTGAAGGCCCCGTGCCCGCCGGAGCGAACACCGTCCGGCTGCCGGGGCGCGCGCTGCTGCCGGGGCTCGTCAACGGCCACTCGCACGCCTTCCAGCGCCTCATCCGCGGGCGCACCGAGTACGTCGCCTCCGGCCGCGAGGCTGACGACTTCTGGAGCTGGCGCGAGGCCATGTACCGCGCCGCCGAGTCGCTGGGGCCGGACGACGTGTACGTCGCCTCGCGGCAGGCCTTCGTGGAGATGGCCCTGGCCGGCATCACCACCGTGGGCGAGTTCCACTACCTCCACCACCAGGCGGACGGCACGCCGTACGCGGACCGCAACACGCTGGCGCACGCCGTCATCCGCGCCGCGCGGGACGTGGGCCTGCGCATCTGTCTGCTGCGCGTGGGCTATGCGCGCGCCGGCTTCAAGGTGCCGGAGAACCCGCGCCAGCGGCGCTTCATCGACGGGGACGTGGACGCCTTCCTCGGCTCGGCGGAGTCGCTCGTGCGAGAGACGCGGGACGACGCGGCGGTCAGCGTGGGCCTCGCGCCGCACAGCGTGCGCGCGGTGCCCCGGGAGTGGCTGGCCGCGCTCTCCAGCTCCGCGGCGAAGCGCCTGCCCGTGCACATGCACGTGGCGGAGCAGCCGAAGGAAATCGAGGCCTGTCTCGCCGAGCATGGCCGGCGGCCGGTGGAGCTGCTCTCGGACCTGGGGTTGCTCGGCCCGGGCTTCACCGTGGTGCACGGCGTCCACCTGACGGACGAGGAGGTGGCGCTGCTGGGCCGGGCCGAGGCGACGGTGTGCGCGTGTCCCTCCACGGAGCGCAACCTGGGCGACGGCATCGTCCCGGCGGACGCGCTGGTCCGCGCGGGGGCGCGCATCAGCCTGGGCTCGGACAGCCAGGCCACGGTGGACCTGCTGGACGAGGCACGCCAATTGGAAGGCCACCTGCGGCTGGCGCGGCTGCGGCGCGCTGTGCTGGACCCGGGGCGTGGCGCCATGGACGGCCTGGCGGCGCGGCTGCTGGGGATGGCCACGGTGGAGGGGGCGCGCAGCCTGGGCCTGTCCTCTGGAGCCCTGGAGGCGGGGGCTCCCGCGGACTTCTTCACGGTGGACCTGCACCACCCGTCGCTCACCGGCGCGAGCCCGGAGTCGCTGCTGGCCGCGATTGTCTTCGGCGCGGACAAGGCCGCCGTGCGCGAGGTGGCGGTGGCCGGACGCGTGGTGGTGCGTGACGGCCGCCACCCGCTGGCGGAGGAGAGCGGGCGGAGCTTCCAGGCCCTGTCCCGCACGCTGTACCCCTGA
- a CDS encoding ChaN family lipoprotein: MRLSAYVVAVLALIVTGCAARMGDLDIPDREAIYDRPLEEMWPEVRTFFTENNLPYREDKGSMVLQTEWREEFGGSRIAGYWHRYMVLGKRESPTQSKLWIIRVTKSANKTLSIAGKELDWGVNRNLNDGNDDSVGGVSVEDFEDRFDAPRGENSFYAESGQGSRDLVMEWKVFRSVAPKLAKEENVPKPVQVAKAPEAKEAPNAMAIECGLPIIGLGKQVKKGAVLLLGEMHGTQEVPRFLAQTVCQVTVAGTPVTVGLELPLESQTRVDAFLESAGTEEDWLKLMDAPFWRSPYPDGRSSEAVANMLEQLRQLRSRGLDVEAFVFDHPKDQGQQRESAMAATVKHQVDSAPERFYVVLSGNIHARTKSGLPWDKKYRPMGLLLEETLDDVVALDMAYDSGSAWICAVDSKGVKDRLDCGIRNAKGKDNGDRFFVHRWDGANDSGYHGVFYVGPVNASAPAVHKGLGRPGENDNSAHPLKDEGSSVASVH, translated from the coding sequence ATGCGCCTCTCGGCATATGTGGTGGCGGTACTGGCTTTGATTGTGACGGGCTGCGCGGCCCGCATGGGTGACCTGGACATCCCGGACCGGGAGGCCATCTACGACAGGCCCCTGGAGGAGATGTGGCCAGAGGTGCGCACCTTCTTCACGGAGAACAACCTGCCCTACCGCGAGGACAAGGGCAGCATGGTGCTCCAGACGGAGTGGCGCGAGGAGTTCGGCGGCTCGAGGATCGCCGGCTACTGGCACCGCTACATGGTGCTGGGCAAGCGTGAGTCCCCCACCCAGAGCAAGCTGTGGATCATCCGCGTCACCAAGAGCGCCAACAAGACGCTCTCCATTGCCGGCAAGGAGCTGGACTGGGGCGTGAACCGGAACCTGAACGACGGCAATGACGACTCGGTGGGGGGCGTCTCCGTCGAGGACTTCGAGGACCGCTTCGATGCGCCGCGCGGGGAGAACTCCTTCTACGCGGAGTCCGGCCAGGGCTCGCGAGACCTGGTGATGGAGTGGAAGGTGTTCCGCTCCGTCGCGCCGAAGCTGGCGAAGGAAGAGAACGTGCCCAAGCCGGTGCAGGTGGCCAAGGCGCCCGAGGCGAAGGAAGCGCCCAACGCGATGGCCATTGAGTGCGGCCTGCCCATCATCGGGCTGGGCAAGCAGGTGAAGAAGGGCGCCGTGCTGCTGCTGGGAGAGATGCACGGCACGCAGGAAGTGCCGCGCTTCCTGGCGCAGACGGTGTGTCAGGTGACGGTGGCGGGCACGCCGGTGACGGTGGGGCTGGAGCTGCCGCTGGAGAGCCAGACGCGCGTGGACGCCTTCCTGGAAAGCGCCGGCACCGAGGAGGACTGGCTGAAGCTGATGGATGCTCCCTTCTGGCGCAGCCCCTATCCGGACGGCCGCAGCAGCGAGGCGGTGGCCAACATGCTGGAGCAACTGCGCCAGCTCCGCTCGCGCGGTCTGGACGTGGAGGCCTTCGTCTTCGACCACCCGAAGGACCAGGGGCAGCAGCGTGAGAGCGCCATGGCCGCCACGGTGAAGCACCAGGTGGACTCGGCGCCGGAGCGCTTCTACGTGGTGCTCTCGGGCAACATCCACGCGCGCACGAAGTCGGGCCTGCCCTGGGACAAGAAGTACCGTCCCATGGGGCTGCTGCTGGAAGAGACGCTCGACGACGTGGTGGCGCTGGACATGGCGTACGACAGCGGCTCGGCCTGGATTTGCGCCGTGGACAGCAAGGGCGTGAAGGACCGGCTGGACTGCGGCATCCGCAATGCGAAGGGCAAGGACAACGGCGACCGCTTCTTCGTCCACCGCTGGGATGGAGCGAACGACTCGGGCTACCACGGCGTCTTCTACGTGGGCCCGGTGAACGCGTCGGCGCCCGCGGTGCACAAGGGGCTGGGCCGGCCGGGCGAGAATGACAACTCGGCTCATCCGCTGAAGGACGAGGGCTCGTCGGTCGCCTCCGTTCACTGA
- a CDS encoding ChaN family lipoprotein produces MRLVAYAAVALALVMTGCAARMGDLDIPDREAIYDRPLDEMWPEVRTFFTQNELPFREDKGSMVLQTEWRQEFGGSKVAGFWHRYLVLGKRESPTQSKLWIIRITKSANSALSVAGKELDWGVSRAGRGGGGSENGGTPTGGEFVPPTTSPEDWEEMMDAPRGDNSYFAESGQGSRDLLMEWKVFRSVAPKLAKEENAPQPIRVAKAPTAKEAPNAMAIECGLPIIGLGKQVKKGAVLLLGEMHGTQEVPRFVAQTVCQSMVAGTPVTVGLELPLESQTRVDAFLESAGTEEDWLKLMDSPFWRSPYPDGRGSEAVANMLEQLRQLRSRGLDVEAFVFDHPKAQGQQRESAMAATVKHQVESAPDRFYVVLSGNIHARTKSGLPWDKKYRPMGLLLEEELDDVVALDMAYDSGSAWICAVDSKGVKDKLDCGIRDAKGRDNGDRFFVHRWDGRNDAGYHGVFYVGPVNASAPAVHKGLGRPGENDNSVHPLKDEGSSFASVR; encoded by the coding sequence ATGCGCTTGGTGGCCTACGCGGCGGTAGCACTGGCTTTGGTGATGACGGGCTGCGCGGCCCGCATGGGTGACCTGGACATCCCGGACCGGGAGGCCATCTACGACAGGCCCCTGGATGAGATGTGGCCGGAGGTGCGCACCTTCTTCACGCAGAACGAGCTGCCCTTCCGCGAGGACAAGGGCAGCATGGTGCTCCAGACCGAGTGGCGCCAGGAGTTCGGCGGCTCGAAGGTGGCGGGCTTCTGGCACCGCTACCTGGTGCTGGGCAAGCGTGAGTCCCCCACCCAGAGCAAGCTGTGGATCATCCGCATCACCAAGAGTGCCAACAGTGCCCTGTCGGTGGCGGGCAAGGAGCTGGACTGGGGCGTCAGCCGGGCTGGACGCGGCGGCGGTGGCAGCGAGAACGGAGGCACCCCGACCGGGGGCGAGTTCGTCCCGCCGACCACGAGCCCCGAGGACTGGGAGGAGATGATGGACGCGCCGCGCGGGGACAACTCCTACTTCGCGGAGTCCGGCCAGGGGTCGCGAGACCTGCTGATGGAGTGGAAGGTGTTCCGCTCCGTCGCGCCGAAGCTGGCGAAGGAGGAGAACGCGCCGCAGCCGATCCGCGTCGCAAAGGCGCCCACGGCGAAGGAGGCCCCCAATGCGATGGCGATTGAGTGCGGCCTGCCCATCATCGGCCTTGGCAAGCAGGTGAAGAAGGGCGCCGTGCTGCTGCTGGGCGAGATGCACGGCACGCAGGAGGTGCCGCGCTTCGTGGCCCAGACGGTGTGTCAGTCCATGGTGGCGGGCACGCCGGTGACGGTGGGCCTGGAACTGCCCCTGGAGAGCCAGACGCGCGTGGACGCGTTCCTGGAGAGCGCCGGCACCGAGGAGGACTGGCTGAAGCTGATGGATTCTCCCTTCTGGCGCAGCCCCTATCCGGACGGCCGAGGCAGTGAGGCGGTGGCCAACATGCTGGAGCAACTGCGCCAGCTCCGCTCGCGCGGCCTGGACGTGGAGGCCTTCGTCTTCGACCACCCCAAGGCCCAGGGGCAGCAGCGCGAGAGCGCCATGGCCGCCACGGTGAAGCATCAGGTGGAGTCGGCGCCGGACCGCTTCTACGTGGTGCTCTCGGGCAACATCCACGCGCGCACGAAGTCGGGCCTGCCCTGGGACAAGAAGTACCGTCCCATGGGCCTGCTGTTGGAGGAGGAGCTCGACGACGTGGTGGCGCTGGACATGGCCTACGACAGCGGCTCGGCCTGGATTTGCGCGGTGGACAGCAAGGGCGTGAAGGACAAGCTCGACTGCGGCATCCGCGATGCGAAGGGCAGGGACAACGGCGACCGCTTCTTCGTCCACCGCTGGGATGGGAGGAACGATGCGGGCTACCACGGCGTCTTCTACGTGGGCCCGGTGAACGCGTCCGCACCGGCAGTGCATAAGGGGCTGGGTCGACCGGGTGAGAACGACAACTCGGTCCACCCGCTGAAGGACGAGGGCTCCTCGTTCGCCTCCGTCCGCTGA
- a CDS encoding demethoxyubiquinone hydroxylase family protein yields MAENSAVAKLRSLAQLDADAVGAYDAALCRIPEPLVRERLNDYRIDHMRHVQDLNTLIHQLGGEPVELRPDLKGAAMKGLTAMTSMMGTEAALVAMMGNEEYTNRVYELALRFEWTPDVRALIEKHREDERRHVIWIREAVRSRPWERERAVIHGGSEAQA; encoded by the coding sequence ATGGCCGAGAATTCCGCAGTCGCGAAGCTTCGCAGCCTGGCCCAGCTCGACGCGGATGCGGTGGGGGCGTACGACGCCGCGCTCTGTCGCATCCCGGAGCCCCTGGTACGTGAGCGGCTCAACGACTACCGCATCGACCACATGCGGCATGTCCAGGACCTCAACACCCTCATCCACCAGCTCGGAGGCGAGCCCGTGGAGCTGCGCCCGGACCTCAAGGGCGCGGCGATGAAGGGGCTGACGGCCATGACGAGCATGATGGGCACCGAGGCCGCGCTGGTCGCGATGATGGGCAACGAGGAGTACACCAACCGCGTCTACGAGCTGGCCCTGCGGTTCGAGTGGACCCCGGACGTCCGCGCCCTCATCGAGAAGCACCGCGAGGACGAGCGTCGCCACGTCATCTGGATTCGCGAGGCCGTCCGCAGCCGCCCATGGGAGCGGGAGCGCGCCGTCATCCACGGAGGCTCCGAGGCCCAGGCCTGA